In Verrucomicrobiota bacterium, a single window of DNA contains:
- a CDS encoding MotA/TolQ/ExbB proton channel family protein: MKRTKQILVLLFLVASGLWAWPLHAQEEPPSADDSPQEVGSKSLLDVYTEGGVMMHVLFACSVGTIAVVVYCFVRINSARMMPKGLQDAFTRLMQKREVNEAYDLCQKNPNAFTNVVKASIVKVNFERDLANKASMEQAAGETLDEEETRLMVWVNYLNVFATIAPMIGLLGTVWGMIESFDQLNAGNTRPQDLAGGIGTAMSTTAGGLVVGIPAMFFYFFFRNRVMGIMATIQRNATFLIDVLSGDVQLSDSD; this comes from the coding sequence ATGAAGCGAACCAAGCAAATCCTCGTTCTCCTTTTCCTCGTCGCCAGCGGGCTTTGGGCCTGGCCCTTGCACGCGCAAGAGGAGCCGCCCTCTGCCGACGACTCGCCCCAGGAAGTGGGCAGCAAATCTCTTTTGGATGTCTACACCGAGGGCGGGGTCATGATGCACGTGCTCTTCGCCTGTTCGGTCGGGACCATTGCGGTGGTCGTCTACTGCTTTGTCCGCATCAACAGCGCTCGTATGATGCCCAAAGGGCTCCAGGACGCCTTCACTCGCTTGATGCAGAAGCGGGAGGTGAACGAGGCCTATGACCTTTGTCAAAAGAATCCGAATGCCTTCACCAATGTGGTCAAGGCCTCTATTGTGAAGGTCAATTTTGAACGAGACCTGGCCAACAAAGCCTCCATGGAACAGGCGGCGGGCGAAACCCTCGATGAGGAAGAAACCCGACTGATGGTTTGGGTCAATTACCTCAACGTCTTCGCCACCATCGCTCCTATGATCGGTCTTTTGGGCACGGTCTGGGGCATGATTGAGAGCTTCGATCAGTTGAATGCCGGGAACACCCGTCCCCAGGACTTGGCGGGCGGGATCGGCACCGCCATGTCGACCACGGCCGGCGGCTTGGTGGTGGGCATCCCAGCCATGTTCTTTTACTTCTTTTTCCGAAATCGGGTCATGGGCATCATGGCGACCATCCAACGCAATGCGACCTTCCTGATCGATGTGCTTTCGGGCGATGTCCAATTGAGCGATTCCGACTAA
- a CDS encoding biopolymer transporter ExbD, with amino-acid sequence MSRRKPKKRESPVSFQLTPMIDMTFLLLIFFMVTARLTDEDTNQEIRLAEAPSAVEPVERTGRFVINVNADGAFLLGTAEISEAALKRRLEAEVQRDPDLRVYLRADRESIYQHTKVLNKIASEAGVAEAIYATLQSP; translated from the coding sequence ATGTCCCGTCGCAAGCCCAAAAAAAGGGAGAGTCCCGTGAGCTTCCAGCTCACGCCGATGATTGATATGACCTTTCTTCTGCTCATCTTTTTCATGGTGACGGCGCGTCTGACGGATGAGGACACCAACCAAGAGATCCGCTTGGCGGAGGCCCCCAGTGCGGTGGAGCCCGTCGAACGCACCGGTCGTTTCGTCATCAACGTGAATGCCGACGGGGCCTTTCTCTTGGGGACGGCCGAAATCTCGGAGGCCGCTTTGAAAAGGCGTTTGGAAGCCGAAGTCCAGCGAGATCCGGACCTCCGGGTCTATCTCCGGGCCGATCGGGAATCGATTTACCAGCACACCAAGGTCCTCAACAAAATCGCGAGCGAAGCCGGAGTGGCGGAGGCGATTTATGCCACGCTCCAGAGTCCATGA